CACTTCAAGCGGCACGCGCAGGCCGGCATGGTGATGATCAATCTGCCCACTGCCGGAGTGGATTATCATGTACCCTTCGGAGGACGCAAAGGCTCCAGCTATGGGGCGCGTGAACAAGGCACGTATGCACGCGAATTTTATACAACAGTAAAAACGGCATATACCTTTGCGGGGTAACTATGAAAGTCAGTCTCACCGATCAGGCCTACGATAAAATCGAAGAGATGCTCGTCACGTTAAAATTCAAACCCGGAACGATCATATCCGAACCTGAAATCATCGAACGGATCGGCATGGGGCGCACTCCGGTCCGCGAGGCTTTATTGCGATTGGGCAAGGAACACATGATCAAAGCCATTCCGCGCAAAGGCATTTATATCAACGAAATCCACATCACCGATCACATCGCGTTGATGGAAACGCGTCGGGCACTGGAACGCATTATTGCTATGCGTTCGGCCAATCGCGCTACGGCGGAACAGAAAAAAGAACTGACCCGCCTCTCGCAACGTATTGTGGATGCCGCGAAAAAAAATGATATCGAAACGTTCATTCATGCCGACCATGCGTTTGACCTTATCATCAGTGAAGCCTGTCGCAATCCGTATGCCTCCGAAGCCTGTGCTTCGCTTCGCGCGCATTGCCGACGCTTCTGGTATCGTTTTCATCATGATCAGGATTTGGTAACTTCCGCTAAACTGCACGCTGAGGTTATGAGTGCTATCGTCGCAGGTAATGAAGTGCGCGCGGGTACCGCCTCCGACAAACTGATGGATTATCTGGATCAGATGACGCGCGTTGCGATGAATAAAGGATAAGAATTAGAATTTAGAATTTAGAATTTAGAATTTAGAATTTAGAATTTAGAATTTAGAATTTAGAATTTAGAATTTAGGTCATTATGTCACGACATACATTTTCATGCATTGATGCACATACCTGCGGCAATCCGGTACGCGTTGTTACCAGCGGCGGTCCGGCACTCTTAGGCGCTAATATGAGTGAACGCCGTCAGCACTTTCTTCGCGAATTCGACTGGATACGTAAAGCGCTTATGTTCGAACCGCGTGGTCACGATATGATGTCAGGCAGCATTTTTTATCCTCCGATTGATCCGGCCAATGATGTTGCGATATTATTTATCGAAACGAGCGGCTGCCTGCCGATGTGCGGTCATGGCACGATCGGCACAGTCACTGTGCTCATCGAGCAACGTTTGATCACGCCGCGCACACCCGGCATCCTCCGCTTGGAAGTTCCCGCCGGTATCGTCGAGGCACATTATACAATCCAACATAATAAAGTGACCAGTGTTCGCATCGTCAATATCCCCTCGTTCCTCCATTCGCAAAATCTTACCGTCGAATGCCCCGATCTCGGCGAAATCACACTGGATGTCGCATACGGTGGTAATTTTTATGCGATCGTGGATCCGCAAAAAAACTTTAAAGGTCTTGAGACGATTTCTGCCGGTGATGTTTTACGATGGAGTCCGATCGTTCGCCAGCGTATCAACGAAAAATATACTTTCACCCATCCCGAAAATCCCACGATTTGCGGCTGTTCCCAT
This bacterium DNA region includes the following protein-coding sequences:
- a CDS encoding 4-hydroxyproline epimerase, translating into MSRHTFSCIDAHTCGNPVRVVTSGGPALLGANMSERRQHFLREFDWIRKALMFEPRGHDMMSGSIFYPPIDPANDVAILFIETSGCLPMCGHGTIGTVTVLIEQRLITPRTPGILRLEVPAGIVEAHYTIQHNKVTSVRIVNIPSFLHSQNLTVECPDLGEITLDVAYGGNFYAIVDPQKNFKGLETISAGDVLRWSPIVRQRINEKYTFTHPENPTICGCSHLQWTGAPTQNEAHARNAVFYGDKAIDRSPCGTGTSARMAQWAAKGKLKTGDTFVHESIIGSMFRGRVERTTHVGDYDAIVPSIEGWAYVTGYNTIFIDTDDPYAYGFQVM
- a CDS encoding GntR family transcriptional regulator; translated protein: MKVSLTDQAYDKIEEMLVTLKFKPGTIISEPEIIERIGMGRTPVREALLRLGKEHMIKAIPRKGIYINEIHITDHIALMETRRALERIIAMRSANRATAEQKKELTRLSQRIVDAAKKNDIETFIHADHAFDLIISEACRNPYASEACASLRAHCRRFWYRFHHDQDLVTSAKLHAEVMSAIVAGNEVRAGTASDKLMDYLDQMTRVAMNKG